In Scylla paramamosain isolate STU-SP2022 chromosome 16, ASM3559412v1, whole genome shotgun sequence, the genomic window TGACATAAACTGTCAGTGTTTGAAGTGATCAGTCCACACTTTGTTTTTCCAGTTATCTTCGACCCAGCATCATTCTATGGCCACCATGAGTACGACATAGCCAGTGCTGCCATGTTTGGAGGATTCTCACCACAGTTCTGGGATGAATATCATGCCCTGATTCCAAAGGCATCTGGTTGGAATAATAGACACAAGCTGTACAAATTGTTCCATAATCTGAATTACTGGTCAGTAAtttacaagaaatgtgtgtCATTCATACAAAGTTTTGTTTCTTAGTCATGGTTTGTATTGTTAGCAATGTAAAGGTAATTGTTTGtcacagcttttttttcttttcatgtagaCAAGAAGATTTTACTGATTATCATATAAAACTTAATAGTAATTACTTTTTTGTGTTAGTAATCATAGGTTTATGAGCCAGGGAGGACAGGGACTACAGCCCTCCACAGATCAAGGCATACAAAAATTTGGGAGGCCAgaaaaggcaacacacacacacacacacacacacacacacacacacacacacacacacacacacacacacacacacacacacacacacacacacacacacacacacacttatgtatGCTAATGTGGATGGTTTGGTGTTGAGCCTATTAgaacttaaagactacttaaagaacaataaaccagatgtggtatgttgaatagaaaccaaactaaaagatgaaatatagttgggatttgcaaaggaaggatagagcacatggagaagagacagaaaaagaaagggcggaggaggagtgatgatattgataaaagaggatattgttgttgaggaagtgtaatatggtgatggaatggcagaaactttgagtgttttaattaagttcaaatgaaatgaaaaaggaaaatcattgtgacatacataccaccaaaaactaatgcatgggagaccagtGAATTTAAAAGTATAcaactagtaaaaaaaatagtatagaggaaatgttaaggaaaagtaacaaagtgcatttagtaggtgacttcaacTCTAAAGGATTTAACtgggaagagatggaagtgaGTGAAAATGtcaggacatggagtgaaaaaCCTACACAAACCATGATTGGACAGTGTGTGAATGAGCCTATAAGATGCAGAGGGGAAGAACCATCATATTTGGAGTTTGTGTTTACAGAAACCCCAGAAAATAGACCAAgcatacattgtctgagtccactgGGAAGAAGCAATCATGTggtaatagaaatagtaccacaggaggaaaaagtgttgcacaggaatgaacaatatAGAAACAGGAGACagaaggcaaactttgcagaacttGAAaattttatgggaaaagaaaatggaaagagctatttgaaggtaaaatagtgcaagaaaaataagtgatatttttgagcaagtatagagagagtgTGCAACAGTTTatgccaagttataaagtgaaagtTGGGAAACAtggaatggtataatgccaggtgtgtagaagcaaaaaagaaaaaggacagggcatggaagaaaattatgagacaACAGAACAGAAAtgctaaagaagaaaacagaaaggaatgaatgaaaggaatgaaaggaatgaatatagtataagaaaaagagaagaagaaactttgaaagtgacatagtaagaaaatgcaaggaagaacccaaactcttccagatacataaacagaaaaattaagcataaggatggcataaacaagttaaaaagggaaggaagaattttaTGAagctactgaggagatgagcgaactaatgaatgagagttttcaatctgtatTTATAAAGAAAACCGAATTTGTGACACCAAAAGTGGTATCAcaaaatgagggaatacaggaagtACAAATAAAGAGACaataaatcaagaaactgctggaagagttGGTTGTTAataaagctatgggaccagatcaaataaatggatggatattaaaagaaggcagagaacaaatggaggaacccatatgggatataattaacagcttgttgagagaagaaaagtaccaagagaatggaaaacagctaacatagtgccaatgtataaaggaggaaataaagtggaaccattaaattatagaccagtgtcactaacaagtattatAAGCaggctttgtgaaatagtaatgaaagagaTAGGTGGAATATctggaagatgaaaagataattacagaaaagcaatttagattcaggaaagggagatcctacTGAGcttctgtatatttatttattttttatgtaggaaggacactggccaggggcagcaaaaatccaataaaaaaatatgcccactgaaatgccagtcccataaaagggtcaaagcagtggtcaaaaattgatgaataagtgtcttgaaaactccctcttgaaggaattcaagtcataggaaggtggaagtacagaagcaggcaaggagttccagagtttaccagagaaagggatgaatgattcagaatactggttaactcttgcgtttgagaggtggacagaataggggtgagagaaagaagaaagtcttgtgcagcgaggctgcggaaggaggggaggcatgcagttagtaagatcagaagagcagttagcatgaaaatagcggtagaagacagctagatatgcaacattgcggtggtgagggagaggctgaagacagtcagctagaggagaagagttcatgagacaaaaagctttttattccaccctgtctagaagagcagtatgagtggaaccccccagacatgtgaagcatactccatacatggacggataaggcccttgtacagagttagtagctggggggggtgagaaaaactggcggagacgtctcagaacacctaacttcatagaagctgttttagctagagatgagatgtgaagtttccagttcagattataagtaaaggacagaccgaggatgttcagtgtagaatagggggacagttgagtgtcattgaagaagaagggatagttgtctggaaggttgtgtcgagttgatagatggaggaattgagtttttgaggcattgaacaataccaagtttgctctccctcaatcagaaattttagaaagatcagaagtcaaatgttctgtggcttccctgcgtgatatgtttacctccggaagggttggacgtctatgaaaagacgtggaaaagtgcagggtgatatcatcagcgtaggaatggataggacaagaagtttggtttagaagatcattaatgaataataagaagatagtgggtgacaggacagaaccctgaggaacaccactgttaatagatttaggagaagaacagtgaccgtctaccacagcaacaatagaacggtcagaaaggaaacttgagatgaagttacagagtgaaggatagaaaccataggagggtagtttggaaatcaaagctttgtgccagactctacctaaagcttttgatatgtccaaggcaacagcaaaagtttcaccaaaatctctaaaagaggatgaccaagactcagtaaggaaagtcagaagatcaccagtagagcggccttgacggaacccatactggcaatcagatagaaggttgtgaagtgatagatgtttaagaatctttctgttgaggatagattaaaaaaactttagataggcaggaaattaaagcaataggatggtagtttgagggattagaacggtcaccctttttaggaacaggttgaatgtaggcaaacttccagcaagaaggaaaggtagatgttgacagacagagctgaaagagtttaactaggcaaggtgcaagcacggaggcaaagtttcagagaacaataggagagaccacatcaagtccataagccttccgagggtttaggccagcaagggcatgggaaacatcattgcgaagaattttaatatgtggcatgaagtaatcagagggtggaggagagggaggaacaagcccagaattgtccaaggtagagtttttaccaaaggtttcagcaaagagttcagctttagaaatagatgtgatagcagtggtaccatctgattgaaatagaggagggaaagaagaagaagcaatgttattggagatatttttggttagatgccagaaatcacgaggggagtaagatcttgaaaggttttgacattttctgttaatgaaggagtttttggctagttggagaacagacttggcatggttccaggcagaaatataaaatgcatgagattctggtgatggaaggcttaagtaccctttgtgggtcacctctctatcatgtatagcacgagaacaagctgtgttaaaccaaggtttagaaggtttagggcgaGAAAAAGActgaatgtacgcctccatgccagacactatcacctctgttatgcgctcagcatacaaagacgggtctctgacatggaagcagtagtcattccaaggaaaatcagcaaaatacctcctcaggtcaccccaactagcagaggcaaaacaccagaggcaccttcgcttagggggatcctgaggagggattggagcgataggacaagataaagatatgagattgtgatcggaggagcccaacggagaagaaagggtgacagcataagcagaaggattagaggtcaggaaaaggtcaagaatgttaggtctatctccaagacggtcaggaatacgaatagggtgttgcaccaattgctctaggtcatggaggaaagcaaagttgtaggctagttcaccaggatggtcagtgaagggagaggaaagccaaagttggtggtgaacattgaagtctccaagaatggagatttctgcaaaagggaagagggtcagaatgtgctccactttggaagttaagtagtcaaagaatttcttatagtcagaggagttaggtgagaggtatacagcacagataaatttggtttgagagtgactgtagtcgtagccagatgatggaaaactcggaagattcaagtgcatgggcatgagagcaggttaagtcattgcgcacataaacacagcatccagctttggatcgaaaatgaggattgagaaagtaggagggaacaaaaaaggggctactgtcagtcgcctcagacacctgagtttcagtgaggaaaagaagatgaggtttagaagaggagaggtggtgttctacagattgaaaattagatcttagaccgcgaatgttgcagaagttaatgaggaaaaagttgagggggggggtgtcgagacacttagggtcgtcgacagaaaggcagtctgacctggggacatttatggtcccctccccagattgggactccgaggctggtgtaggagtcgccatgatgatttaaaaatttttgagtgaagggtgtgtgtgttattaggtgcttgtagttttgtgtggaggaagagagttgtctttagagggcaggctgtgactgcccccttgtgttgtgagacacaaagggaaacattcagtgaggccacagctgggtttaatgataagttcacagcaccccctgaacagtgctttagaccttacagggagtaattattgtttcggcaggtgtctactgcctcctgctcctatatgaaaataatagatggagtgtaagagagggacagatgggttgatgtggtatacttggatctcaaaaaagcatttgatacatTTCCTcacaaaagccttatgtggaagctagtgaatgaaggaggactaatgggagcaacattgagatggaggattatttacaagggagagaaaggagaacagtaatcagagacactaattcaagttggcacaAAGTGACAATGATCTGTGGTGACATCTATtatgtttttaatatatgtaaatgatatgacagagtaTCTAAATAGTTATTTAAACCAGTTtgctgataaaaataatgaaaataataaaaggtgaaAAAGACTGCAAGTAGTTATAAAAGAATATGACCatgatacatgcatggagccaaagatggaaactagaatttaatgccagaaaatgtcaCATGTTGGAAATAcgataaaagttaaaaaaaaaggtcttcatggaagtacaaaatgggagaagaaataataatgaaaagtaatgaagaaaaagatttgggagtaatgattcaggacacatTATCACCTGAAACACACATAAATGGGATATTCAGCTCTACATActgcttgttaacaaacatcaatgtggtgtttaactatttagataaatgatgaaaaaaattataacaagcatgatacatcCTAAACTGGAATACACAGCAGTAATTTGGGCtccagatagaaaaaaaaagataaatggaaactggaaagaatacagaggatagcgacGAAGATGTTACGAGAATTGAAAGAcctaagctatgaagaaagacttggagatgggattaccaacactacaagagagaagagaaagaggagatctgataacaatgtacaaattactAAACAGTatggaaagaacagacagaaatgacttggtaccacagatggaggagggagagagagacagacgagggggcatgggaagaaaataaagaagagtggatgtttaagcaacatcaagaaatgcagcttcccatatagaactattgaaatctggaatgatttgaaggaagaggtagttgtgacaaacagtgtacacatgttcaaagagaaactggattaatatggttatggagacaggacaaaatgagctttggctcatgccctgtacaatacaactagttaaacacacacacacacacacacacacacacacacacacacacacacacacacacacacacatgcacacacacacacacacacacacacacacacacacacacacacacacacacacacacacacacacacacacacacacacacattttactgTAGATAAATGTCATGTGATAAGGTTTGGCAGACCTGAATTATAAATTGGATATCAATACAATCCAAGCATCTGAAAAAGTCTTAggtgtaataataaaaagcaggCCATCACCTGAAGACCATGTAAATGGCAAAGTAAGGAACATAGAGCACTTGTTGACAAATATGAGGATGGCATTTGAATACACagatgaggaaattaaagaaaataatcacaGCATTTATAAGACCAACACTTGGATATGCAGCAATAGTTTTGAATccacatctgaaaaaaaaaaacatgttgaaAAGCTAAAGAAAGTGtaaagagcagcaacaaaatTGGTAACAGACTTGTTAGATTTTAGCAATGAAGAAATTCTTGACAAACTGAAGCTTCTAACAGTAAAGGAAAGACGAAAACAAGGTGACATGATCATGATGTATAAAtgtgtagaaggaaaagaaaatattgatgcTATAGGTTTTGTGATATATAACAATGAACACAGTAAGAAATTGtacaaaaaaatgtaaggaaacaTAATTTTCCTGACAGTAGTCAGCAATATTGTTTCTGTGGCCCTGCTCAG contains:
- the LOC135108112 gene encoding ketosamine-3-kinase-like isoform X2, with product MADGPVIFDPASFYGHHEYDIASAAMFGGFSPQFWDEYHALIPKASGWNNRHKLYKLFHNLNYWNHFGCGYRNRSLIMLRDLCS